The proteins below are encoded in one region of Citrobacter enshiensis:
- the gltS gene encoding sodium/glutamate symporter, whose amino-acid sequence MFHLDTLSTLVAATLTLLLGRKLVQSVSFLKKYTIPEPVAGGLLVAIALLVLKKSMGWEMDFDMSLKDPLMLAFFATIGLNANIASLRAGGRVVGIFLIVVVGLLVMQNAIGIGMASLLGLDPLMGLIAGSITLSGGHGTGAAWSKLFIERYGFTNATEVAMACATFGLVLGGLIGGPVARYLVKHSTTPDGMPDDQEVPTAFEKPDVGRMITSLVLIETIALIAICLTVGKVVAQMLVGTVLELPTFVCVLFVGVILSNGLALAGFYRVFERAVSVLGNVSLSLFLAMALMSLKLWELASLALPMLAILVVQTIFMALYAVFVTWRMMGKNYDAAVLAAGHCGFGLGATPTAIANMQAITERFGPSHMAFLVVPMVGAFFIDIVNALVIKLYLLLPIFAQ is encoded by the coding sequence ATGTTTCATCTCGATACTTTATCGACACTTGTTGCAGCAACGCTGACGTTGCTGCTGGGACGCAAGCTGGTCCAGTCTGTCTCCTTTCTGAAGAAATACACCATTCCTGAACCGGTTGCCGGTGGATTGCTGGTGGCAATCGCTCTACTGGTGCTGAAAAAGAGCATGGGCTGGGAAATGGATTTTGATATGAGCCTGAAAGACCCGCTGATGCTGGCGTTCTTTGCCACCATTGGCCTGAACGCTAACATTGCCAGCCTGCGTGCGGGTGGCCGTGTCGTCGGCATCTTCCTGATCGTGGTGGTGGGTTTACTGGTGATGCAAAACGCCATCGGCATCGGTATGGCCAGCCTGTTGGGGCTGGATCCGTTGATGGGGCTGATCGCGGGTTCAATTACGCTTTCGGGCGGACACGGCACTGGGGCGGCATGGAGCAAGCTGTTCATCGAACGCTATGGCTTCACCAATGCGACGGAAGTGGCAATGGCATGCGCAACCTTTGGTCTGGTGCTGGGTGGGCTGATCGGCGGACCAGTGGCGCGTTACCTGGTGAAGCACTCCACCACGCCAGACGGTATGCCAGACGATCAGGAAGTGCCGACAGCGTTTGAGAAACCGGACGTTGGGCGCATGATCACCTCACTGGTGCTGATCGAAACCATTGCGCTTATCGCGATTTGTCTGACCGTCGGCAAAGTGGTTGCCCAGATGTTGGTGGGAACCGTGCTGGAACTGCCGACATTCGTCTGCGTACTGTTCGTCGGCGTGATCCTCAGTAACGGACTGGCGCTAGCGGGCTTTTATCGCGTGTTTGAGCGGGCGGTTTCGGTGCTGGGTAACGTGAGTCTCTCACTGTTCCTGGCGATGGCGCTGATGAGCCTGAAGCTGTGGGAACTGGCCTCGCTGGCGTTGCCGATGCTGGCGATTCTTGTGGTGCAGACCATCTTCATGGCGCTGTACGCCGTGTTTGTGACCTGGCGCATGATGGGTAAAAACTACGATGCCGCTGTACTGGCTGCCGGGCACTGTGGTTTTGGTCTTGGCGCTACGCCGACGGCGATAGCCAATATGCAGGCAATTACCGAGCGCTTTGGTCCGTCGCATATGGCGTTTCTGGTGGTGCCGATGGTGGGGGCGTTCTTCATCGACATCGTCAACGCGCTGGTGATTAAGCTGTACCTGTTGTTGCCGATTTTTGCGCAATAA